In Gammaproteobacteria bacterium (ex Lamellibrachia satsuma), a single genomic region encodes these proteins:
- the tusD gene encoding sulfurtransferase complex subunit TusD produces MKFAIQVNEGPYQHQATDSAYQFAKAALDAGHEIMRVFFYHDGVNNGTNLTTPPQDDRNIVNRWSELGKAHDLDLVVCVAAAQRRGIVDEGEMQRNGKDAQNIADGFRISGLGQLIEAGIQSERLMVFGD; encoded by the coding sequence ATGAAATTTGCGATTCAGGTAAACGAAGGGCCCTATCAGCATCAAGCGACTGATTCGGCCTACCAGTTCGCCAAAGCCGCGTTGGATGCAGGGCACGAGATTATGCGTGTCTTCTTCTATCACGACGGCGTGAACAACGGTACCAATCTCACCACTCCTCCCCAGGATGACCGGAATATCGTCAATCGCTGGTCAGAACTGGGTAAGGCACATGATCTTGACCTGGTTGTCTGCGTGGCAGCCGCACAACGTCGCGGTATCGTGGATGAGGGCGAGATGCAGCGTAACGGTAAAGATGCCCAGAACATCGCCGACGGTTTCCGGATCTCCGGTCTCGGTCAGCTGATCGAAGCGGGTATTCAGTCCGAGCGTCTCATGGTTTTTGGTGATTGA
- the dsrB gene encoding dissimilatory-type sulfite reductase subunit beta, whose protein sequence is MAEAPRMPDEIGVRDIQEFLHPVMKKNYGNWKYHDRPRPGVLHHVAHSGDEIWTVRAATSRQMDIHQIRELMDIADDFAEGYVRFTIRSNMEFMVSEESKVQPLIDALAAHGNPIGGTGNSVSTVSHTQGWLHCDIPGTDASGAVKALMDEIIDEFTHEEMPNRVRLTSSCCQINCGGQGDIAINIQHTKPPKIDHSQVGNVCERPTVVARCPVAAIRPAMVNGKPSLEVDEKKCICCGACFPPCPPMQINDPEHSNFAVWVGGKHSNARSKPTFHKLVASGIPNNPPRWPEVSKIVKQILAAYKADAKDYERMGEWAERIGWPSFFEKTGLPFTKYHIDNWRGGRANLNASAHIRF, encoded by the coding sequence ATGGCTGAAGCACCTCGCATGCCAGACGAGATAGGCGTACGTGATATACAGGAGTTCCTGCACCCTGTAATGAAGAAGAATTACGGCAACTGGAAGTATCACGATCGTCCACGTCCTGGTGTTTTGCATCACGTGGCTCACAGCGGTGATGAGATCTGGACTGTCCGTGCGGCCACGTCCCGTCAGATGGACATCCATCAGATTCGCGAGTTGATGGATATCGCTGATGATTTTGCAGAAGGCTATGTCCGTTTTACCATTCGCTCCAACATGGAGTTCATGGTTAGTGAGGAATCCAAGGTTCAGCCGCTGATTGACGCACTGGCAGCTCACGGCAACCCGATTGGTGGTACCGGTAACTCCGTCTCCACCGTATCCCATACCCAGGGTTGGTTGCACTGCGATATTCCAGGTACGGACGCGTCCGGTGCTGTTAAAGCGCTGATGGATGAGATCATCGATGAGTTCACACATGAAGAGATGCCGAACCGTGTTCGTCTGACCTCTTCCTGCTGCCAGATCAATTGTGGTGGCCAGGGTGATATCGCGATCAACATTCAGCACACCAAGCCGCCGAAGATCGATCACTCTCAGGTTGGTAACGTTTGTGAGCGTCCTACAGTTGTGGCTCGCTGCCCGGTGGCGGCTATTCGTCCTGCAATGGTTAACGGCAAACCTTCTCTCGAAGTTGATGAGAAGAAGTGTATCTGCTGCGGCGCATGCTTTCCGCCATGTCCTCCGATGCAGATCAACGATCCGGAGCACTCCAACTTCGCTGTCTGGGTTGGTGGCAAACACTCCAACGCACGTTCCAAGCCTACCTTCCACAAACTGGTTGCATCCGGCATTCCGAACAATCCTCCGCGTTGGCCTGAGGTCTCCAAGATCGTCAAGCAGATCCTGGCTGCCTACAAGGCAGACGCAAAAGACTACGAGCGTATGGGCGAGTGGGCGGAACGTATTGGATGGCCGAGCTTCTTTGAGAAGACCGGACTGCCTTTCACCAAATATCACATCGATAACTGGCGCGGTGGTCGTGCAAACCTGAACGCTTCTGCCCATATCCGCTTCTGA
- the dsrA gene encoding dissimilatory-type sulfite reductase subunit alpha: MAKQMHDTPMLDQLESGPWPSFISGIKRLAKDNNIAVDLLGQLETSYETKKGYWKGGTVGVVGYGGGVIPRFTELKNEDGTPKFPDAAEFHTIRIMPPPGSHFDSKTLRSMCDIWEKYGSGLICGIGQSGDIMFQGCSSANVQPFFNEINELGFDMGGAGPAVRTSMSCVGAARCEQSNFDEGRAMRTLVNNALDDLHRPALPYKMKYKVSGCANDCMNAIHRSDFAVIGTWRDDMKVDQAEVKAFVENKGRKYVIDNVITRCPTQALSLNDDDTLAVDNGNCVRCMHCLNVMNKALSPGDDGGVSVLIGGKRTLKIGDLMGTVIVPFHKMETDEDYEWLEELGTEVLDFFAENALEHERTGEMIERIGLTNFLEGIGIEIDPNMIAQPRTNPYVRMDAWDEEAAKWEERKA, from the coding sequence ATGGCAAAACAGATGCATGACACCCCCATGCTTGATCAGCTTGAGAGCGGCCCCTGGCCGAGCTTTATCAGCGGTATCAAGCGCCTTGCGAAAGATAACAACATTGCAGTTGACCTGCTGGGTCAGCTGGAGACCTCCTACGAGACCAAGAAGGGTTACTGGAAGGGCGGCACCGTTGGTGTTGTAGGCTACGGTGGTGGTGTCATTCCCCGCTTTACCGAGCTGAAGAACGAGGATGGAACTCCTAAATTTCCAGACGCGGCTGAATTTCACACCATCCGCATCATGCCGCCTCCAGGCTCTCACTTCGACAGCAAGACGCTGCGTAGTATGTGCGATATCTGGGAGAAGTACGGCTCCGGCCTGATCTGCGGTATCGGCCAGTCCGGCGATATCATGTTCCAGGGCTGCTCTTCTGCGAACGTTCAGCCCTTCTTTAATGAAATCAATGAGCTGGGTTTTGACATGGGTGGTGCGGGTCCCGCCGTGCGTACCTCCATGTCCTGCGTCGGTGCTGCCCGCTGTGAGCAGTCCAACTTCGACGAAGGCCGGGCAATGCGCACCCTGGTGAACAATGCGCTTGACGATCTGCATCGTCCGGCTCTCCCTTACAAGATGAAGTATAAGGTTTCCGGCTGCGCGAACGACTGCATGAACGCTATTCATCGTTCTGATTTCGCAGTCATTGGTACATGGCGCGACGACATGAAGGTTGACCAGGCTGAGGTCAAGGCTTTCGTGGAGAACAAAGGCCGCAAGTATGTGATTGACAATGTCATCACCCGCTGCCCGACCCAGGCGCTCTCGCTGAACGACGACGATACCCTGGCTGTTGATAATGGCAACTGCGTGCGCTGCATGCACTGCCTGAACGTCATGAACAAGGCTCTCTCTCCGGGCGATGATGGTGGCGTTAGCGTCCTGATTGGCGGTAAGCGCACCCTGAAGATCGGTGATCTGATGGGTACCGTGATCGTGCCTTTCCACAAGATGGAAACCGATGAAGATTACGAATGGCTGGAAGAGCTGGGCACCGAGGTTCTCGACTTCTTTGCAGAGAATGCACTGGAGCACGAACGTACCGGTGAGATGATCGAGCGTATCGGTCTGACCAACTTCCTGGAAGGTATCGGTATTGAGATCGATCCGAATATGATCGCTCAGCCTCGCACCAACCCTTATGTCCGTATGGACGCTTGGGATGAAGAGGCAGCCAAGTGGGAAGAGCGCAAGGCTTAG
- a CDS encoding sulfur relay protein DsrC — protein MLYLSEVMMQNPDFETFEQLQIAVKERSKTEMFFRIDVKPPYPDTPENWEDRLEASFT, from the coding sequence ATGCTCTATCTAAGTGAAGTAATGATGCAGAATCCTGACTTCGAGACATTTGAACAGCTTCAGATCGCCGTCAAGGAGCGCTCGAAAACAGAGATGTTTTTCCGCATTGACGTAAAACCACCCTATCCGGATACACCGGAGAACTGGGAAGACCGACTGGAAGCCAGTTTTACCTAA
- the cas6 gene encoding type I-MYXAN CRISPR-associated protein Cas6/Cmx6 produces MHWQEEIDETAYIVPDDVMDLAYQMKCRTLPVDHAWPLAAAIHQALPWFAEEPLAGLHLIYGADSGNGWERPSDAADTLYLSRRTRLVLRLPKHRLPDAEALTGRTLDVADNPLEIGKGTPRLLSMTTTLYSRFVVDEMEGDEDQFISAAVEGLRALNLRFKKVLSGRRFAFSTPEGEISTRSLMVAGLPLDDAVKLQEKGLGPLRNRGFGLFVPQKSV; encoded by the coding sequence ATGCACTGGCAAGAAGAAATCGATGAAACGGCCTACATCGTTCCTGATGATGTAATGGACCTTGCCTACCAGATGAAATGCCGGACACTGCCGGTCGACCACGCCTGGCCGCTGGCTGCTGCGATACATCAGGCACTGCCCTGGTTTGCAGAAGAGCCGTTGGCAGGATTACACCTCATCTATGGCGCCGACTCCGGCAATGGCTGGGAACGTCCCAGTGATGCCGCTGATACCCTCTATCTCTCACGCCGCACCCGCCTTGTCCTGCGTCTTCCCAAACATCGCCTTCCCGACGCCGAGGCCCTCACAGGTCGGACACTGGATGTAGCAGACAATCCACTGGAGATCGGCAAGGGCACACCCCGGCTGCTCAGCATGACCACCACCCTCTACTCCCGCTTCGTCGTGGATGAAATGGAAGGCGACGAGGATCAGTTCATTTCAGCTGCAGTCGAAGGCCTGCGCGCCCTTAATCTGCGCTTCAAGAAAGTACTCAGCGGCAGGCGCTTTGCCTTCTCCACACCGGAGGGCGAGATTTCGACACGGAGCTTGATGGTAGCCGGTCTGCCCCTCGATGACGCAGTGAAGTTACAGGAGAAAGGTCTCGGCCCCCTCCGAAATCGCGGATTCGGCTTGTTCGTTCCCCAAAAGTCTGTTTAA
- a CDS encoding TusE/DsrC/DsvC family sulfur relay protein: MSYEVNGATVEADDHGYLVNTADWNEDVAKAIAAAEGVELSEKGWDIVNYLRDEYLNNNGNQPNERNMVKHFKKVWTDLPKVDTKALYNEFPTGPAKQAGKIAGTPETKRKGGY, encoded by the coding sequence ATGTCGTACGAAGTTAATGGCGCAACCGTCGAGGCCGACGATCACGGTTACCTGGTCAACACAGCCGATTGGAACGAAGATGTCGCCAAAGCCATCGCTGCTGCCGAGGGAGTTGAACTGTCCGAGAAGGGTTGGGATATCGTCAACTACCTGCGTGATGAGTACCTCAACAACAACGGCAACCAGCCCAATGAACGAAATATGGTCAAGCACTTCAAGAAAGTCTGGACCGATCTCCCAAAGGTGGACACCAAGGCGCTCTACAATGAGTTCCCCACCGGCCCCGCAAAGCAGGCAGGTAAGATCGCCGGCACGCCCGAGACCAAACGCAAAGGCGGTTATTGA
- a CDS encoding MoxR family ATPase yields MRPTQLLTILEQEFTSTRFGHHTPVMLWGPPGVGKSDMVRQVGENHTVPVIDIRLSQMEPSDLRGIPFRVESRVDWAIPSILPDAARHGEAGILFLDEITSAPPTVSAAAYQLILDRRLGEYQVPDGWAIFAAGNRQGDRGVTYSMPAPLANRFSHFEVEVNLDDWVAWAYRNNIDERVIAFLRFRPELLFDFDPAHNPVAFPSPRSWEFAHRGLHKFDSHPNLLQGALQACIGPAAGIELKAFVDSLDKMPDLDAILAGEDVPVPTEIDLQYAVAAALVGRAIRAQAGDDRKEIHGRILDYAGRFPQREMGVMLVSDMHRAIGNELFEVPQFSTWAQAISDVMLFE; encoded by the coding sequence ATGCGTCCCACACAGTTGTTGACCATTCTTGAGCAAGAGTTCACCAGCACCCGATTCGGGCACCACACCCCGGTCATGCTCTGGGGACCACCCGGCGTCGGCAAGTCCGATATGGTGCGGCAGGTGGGCGAAAACCACACTGTGCCGGTAATCGATATCCGCCTCTCCCAGATGGAACCCAGCGATCTGCGCGGCATCCCCTTCCGGGTGGAGAGCCGGGTCGATTGGGCGATCCCCTCGATCCTGCCGGATGCAGCGCGTCATGGAGAAGCGGGCATCCTCTTTCTGGACGAGATCACCTCTGCCCCGCCCACTGTTTCCGCCGCCGCCTATCAATTGATCCTTGACCGCCGGTTGGGGGAGTACCAGGTGCCCGATGGCTGGGCCATCTTCGCTGCCGGCAACCGCCAGGGCGACCGGGGCGTCACCTACAGTATGCCTGCACCGCTGGCCAACCGTTTCTCTCACTTCGAGGTGGAGGTAAACCTGGACGACTGGGTGGCATGGGCTTATCGCAACAACATCGATGAGCGGGTCATCGCCTTCCTGCGCTTTCGCCCTGAACTGTTGTTCGACTTCGATCCTGCCCACAACCCGGTGGCCTTCCCCTCTCCCCGTTCTTGGGAGTTCGCCCATCGGGGACTGCACAAATTCGACAGTCATCCCAACTTGCTGCAGGGGGCGCTGCAGGCCTGTATCGGTCCCGCTGCTGGCATTGAGTTGAAGGCATTTGTGGACAGTCTCGACAAGATGCCCGACCTCGATGCAATCCTCGCCGGTGAGGATGTCCCGGTACCCACCGAGATCGACCTGCAGTACGCCGTCGCCGCCGCATTGGTTGGACGCGCCATCCGCGCCCAAGCGGGAGACGACCGCAAGGAGATTCATGGCCGCATTCTCGACTACGCCGGGCGTTTCCCACAGCGCGAAATGGGGGTGATGCTGGTCTCAGACATGCACCGCGCCATCGGCAATGAACTCTTCGAAGTACCCCAGTTTTCCACTTGGGCACAGGCAATCTCTGATGTGATGTTGTTTGAATAA
- a CDS encoding M48 family metallopeptidase, with translation MDRHSSTPIFPLFALLISLCIGFTATAFGAVPVNGTNEEKIRLPELGSPSDQYLTPADEARLGRAFMQSILETQPVLDDPLITEYIQTLGNRLLNKSEAAGQEYRFFVIEEPMINAFAGPGGHIGIYTGLILATQSESELASVIAHEIAHVTQKHLLRAFDAANRMSGKTAVLMLAAILVGIAGSTDAGIALASGVQAGALQEQINFTRSNEQEADHVGIKILADAELDPRSMPVFFERLTHANRLFDSGIPEMLRTHPVTTNRIADALGRAETYSYKQYSSNLRYFLTRETLRMRQFEKSDEAVKHFRSGLEEGRYLNKEAHQFGYALALAKDRNFPAANKLITELLIKRPDQVEYILAEANIAKESGGRQKALRSLETAHMLLPDSYPVTIAYSEILLEAGKAEEAKKTIDQARSFRPNDPRLFRLLAKAEENLNNNAQSHRLLSEAYVAEGKLSAAIQQLDIALKQKKTQDFYQASQIEARLRELKALKKLEDTKNKKK, from the coding sequence ATGGATAGACACAGCAGCACCCCGATTTTTCCGCTATTCGCCCTCCTCATCTCCCTCTGCATCGGCTTCACCGCTACCGCATTCGGTGCAGTGCCTGTCAATGGGACAAACGAAGAGAAGATCCGCCTGCCGGAACTGGGATCACCATCAGATCAATATCTGACGCCAGCCGACGAGGCCCGCCTCGGACGCGCCTTCATGCAGAGCATCCTGGAAACGCAGCCGGTTCTGGATGACCCGCTGATCACGGAATATATTCAGACGCTGGGCAACCGACTGCTCAATAAAAGTGAAGCTGCTGGCCAGGAATACCGCTTTTTTGTCATCGAAGAACCGATGATCAATGCATTCGCCGGACCCGGTGGGCATATCGGTATCTACACCGGTCTCATCCTGGCTACCCAGAGTGAAAGTGAACTGGCTTCTGTCATCGCCCACGAAATCGCCCATGTCACACAGAAACATCTACTGCGCGCTTTCGATGCAGCCAACCGCATGAGCGGCAAGACCGCCGTGCTCATGCTGGCTGCCATCCTGGTGGGCATCGCCGGTTCCACCGATGCCGGTATCGCCTTGGCCTCGGGCGTTCAGGCCGGAGCACTGCAGGAGCAGATCAATTTCACCCGCAGCAACGAGCAGGAGGCTGATCACGTCGGTATCAAGATATTGGCAGATGCCGAACTGGATCCCCGCTCCATGCCGGTCTTCTTCGAGCGCCTGACCCACGCCAACCGGCTCTTTGACAGCGGCATCCCGGAGATGCTGCGCACCCATCCGGTCACCACCAATCGTATTGCGGACGCATTGGGACGCGCCGAGACCTATTCCTACAAGCAGTACAGCAGCAACCTGCGCTACTTTCTCACCCGTGAGACTCTGCGCATGCGGCAGTTCGAAAAGTCTGACGAGGCTGTGAAGCATTTTCGTAGTGGCCTCGAAGAGGGACGTTATCTGAACAAAGAAGCACACCAGTTTGGTTATGCCCTGGCTCTTGCCAAGGATCGCAACTTCCCGGCTGCAAACAAACTGATCACCGAACTGCTGATAAAACGGCCTGACCAAGTCGAATATATCCTTGCAGAAGCTAATATAGCCAAGGAGAGCGGGGGGCGCCAGAAGGCACTGAGATCCCTCGAAACGGCCCACATGCTACTTCCGGACAGCTATCCCGTCACAATCGCCTACAGTGAAATCCTTCTGGAAGCAGGCAAGGCGGAAGAGGCGAAAAAGACCATTGATCAGGCCCGCTCATTTCGTCCGAATGACCCCCGTCTCTTTCGCCTGCTTGCAAAAGCAGAGGAAAACCTAAATAACAATGCTCAATCACATCGACTGCTGTCAGAAGCCTACGTCGCTGAAGGCAAGCTGAGTGCCGCAATTCAGCAGTTGGATATCGCCCTGAAACAGAAGAAGACGCAGGATTTTTATCAGGCTTCACAAATTGAGGCCAGACTCAGGGAACTCAAAGCACTGAAAAAGCTCGAAGATACAAAGAATAAGAAGAAGTAA
- the soxY gene encoding thiosulfate oxidation carrier protein SoxY, producing the protein MSTDMKRRIFLKGSLAASAVGVAAGAGLLMPQQVLAAWPKAAFEAKSIPDALTALMGSGDTTTSDKIKIKAPDIAENGAVVPITVESSMEGIESMAIIASANPVPLIASFNLSGSAMGFVSTRIKMGKTGDVVGVVKAGGKLYSASKSVKVTIGGCGG; encoded by the coding sequence ATGAGTACTGACATGAAACGCAGGATCTTCCTTAAAGGATCTTTGGCCGCTAGCGCGGTCGGTGTTGCTGCAGGCGCCGGTCTGCTGATGCCCCAGCAGGTACTGGCCGCATGGCCTAAAGCCGCTTTCGAAGCCAAATCGATTCCCGATGCGCTAACTGCGCTGATGGGTTCTGGCGATACCACCACTTCCGACAAAATCAAGATAAAGGCCCCGGATATCGCGGAAAACGGCGCAGTTGTACCGATCACCGTCGAGTCTTCCATGGAAGGCATCGAGTCGATGGCCATCATCGCCTCTGCCAATCCTGTTCCCCTGATTGCTTCTTTCAACCTGTCGGGTAGCGCGATGGGCTTCGTCTCCACCCGTATCAAAATGGGCAAGACCGGTGATGTCGTCGGTGTCGTCAAGGCTGGCGGAAAACTCTACAGTGCCAGCAAAAGCGTAAAAGTCACCATCGGCGGTTGCGGCGGTTAA
- the soxZ gene encoding thiosulfate oxidation carrier complex protein SoxZ, with protein MAKSSIKIRAKAKKDVTTVKALMTHPMETGGRKDKKTGKLIPAHYIQEVVCKHNGATVLTANWSGGVSKNPYVSFKFGGGAKGDSVEITWSDNKGGSGTQTAKIK; from the coding sequence ATGGCAAAATCTAGCATTAAGATCCGCGCCAAGGCCAAGAAAGATGTCACCACCGTAAAGGCACTGATGACCCATCCTATGGAGACTGGCGGCCGCAAAGACAAGAAAACAGGCAAGCTGATCCCTGCCCACTACATCCAGGAAGTCGTCTGCAAGCACAACGGAGCAACTGTGCTGACTGCTAACTGGAGCGGTGGTGTTTCCAAGAACCCCTATGTGTCATTCAAGTTCGGAGGCGGTGCCAAGGGCGACTCCGTCGAGATCACCTGGAGTGACAACAAGGGTGGTAGCGGCACTCAGACTGCAAAAATCAAATAA
- the bioA gene encoding adenosylmethionine--8-amino-7-oxononanoate transaminase, with protein MQLEQLTALDREIVWHPYSAIGADLPIYAVESAQGVRLRLCDGRELIDGMSSWWCAIHGYNHPQMNAALQRQMASMSHVMFGGLTHQPAVELAEKLVAITPEPLHSVFFADSGSVSVEVAMKMAIQYWHAKGKREKQRFLALRHGYHGDTFGAMSVCDPVTGMHSLFSGTLAQQFFVETPACRFGKPCAAEDIAPLADSLKQNHENIAALILEPIVQGAGGMRFYSADYLRQARALCDQYGVLLILDEIATGFGRTGKLFACEHAGISPDILCLGKSLTGGYITLAATLATREISGTISQGDPGLFMHGPTFMANPLACSAALASLQLLLESPWQKNIARLQQGLEQGLAPCSHFKHVAEVRVLGAIGVVEMKKPVDMKEIQPRFVEAGVWVRPFGKLVYLMPPFVMESEDLAILTKTVVGVVNSISPS; from the coding sequence ATGCAGCTGGAACAATTGACCGCACTGGATCGCGAGATCGTCTGGCACCCCTACAGCGCCATCGGTGCCGATCTGCCCATCTATGCCGTCGAATCAGCTCAGGGTGTACGACTGCGTCTGTGCGACGGCCGTGAACTGATCGACGGCATGTCATCCTGGTGGTGCGCCATCCACGGCTACAACCACCCACAGATGAACGCCGCACTGCAGCGGCAGATGGCATCAATGTCCCACGTCATGTTCGGCGGTCTCACCCACCAACCTGCGGTCGAACTGGCGGAAAAACTGGTGGCAATCACACCCGAGCCGCTCCATTCAGTCTTCTTCGCCGATTCGGGTTCCGTCTCCGTCGAGGTCGCCATGAAGATGGCAATCCAGTACTGGCACGCCAAGGGTAAGAGAGAAAAACAGCGTTTTCTGGCCCTGCGCCACGGCTATCACGGTGACACCTTTGGTGCCATGTCGGTCTGCGACCCGGTCACCGGTATGCACAGCCTCTTCAGTGGAACACTGGCACAGCAGTTTTTCGTGGAGACTCCAGCATGTCGTTTCGGCAAACCCTGCGCCGCGGAGGATATCGCACCACTGGCCGACAGCCTCAAACAAAATCATGAGAACATCGCAGCGCTGATTTTGGAGCCGATCGTGCAGGGTGCCGGCGGCATGCGTTTCTACTCGGCGGACTATCTGCGTCAGGCAAGGGCATTGTGTGACCAATACGGCGTACTGCTCATCCTCGATGAGATCGCCACCGGCTTCGGGCGCACCGGCAAACTGTTCGCCTGTGAGCATGCGGGTATCTCGCCGGATATCCTCTGTCTCGGGAAATCACTGACCGGTGGGTATATAACACTGGCGGCGACCCTGGCCACCAGGGAAATCAGCGGCACCATCAGCCAGGGAGACCCCGGACTCTTTATGCACGGCCCGACCTTCATGGCCAACCCCCTCGCCTGCTCGGCCGCGCTCGCCAGTCTGCAACTACTGCTCGAATCTCCCTGGCAAAAAAATATTGCCCGATTACAACAAGGTCTGGAGCAAGGACTGGCCCCCTGCAGCCACTTCAAGCATGTCGCCGAAGTCAGGGTACTGGGTGCAATCGGTGTAGTGGAGATGAAGAAGCCGGTAGATATGAAAGAGATCCAGCCCAGGTTTGTAGAGGCTGGCGTCTGGGTTCGCCCCTTCGGAAAACTCGTCTATCTGATGCCACCCTTTGTGATGGAATCCGAAGACTTGGCGATACTGACCAAAACCGTGGTTGGAGTGGTGAACAGCATATCCCCATCATGA
- a CDS encoding GGDEF domain-containing protein produces MTVQTSDAVSPGLTSLVQRSWILPTALAILLIAISFHNYLLFHTLVELFSIVVAVLATVVVWQTYPFSRNNYLMYLGCGYIWIAALAIAHTVVYKGMAIYPDTGPNYPTQFWIANRYLEAFLLLSAPFFINRSINRYAAISLFGLVAVTLFTLIVLGKFPDAYIEGQGLTPFKVTSEYVANTLLLGAIVYLWKRRSLIDPSILFLMTASIILTICAGFAYTFYVSVYGLSNLVGHIFVLFSFWLIFKAIISTTLKEPVRVMSHNLLNEIKERKQAETELKYLATHDSLTGLYNRKVMEERITDEILRAARYNHVLSVFMLDIDHFKQTNDTYGHKAGDTALRKIASIVESSIRKTDYVARYGGEEFAVVLPETPLSEAEELAERLRSQVADHAISISGDQEINITASIGVATFPEHAQTWDELLEAADKAMYSAKENGRNCVQTANSAG; encoded by the coding sequence ATGACTGTTCAGACTTCTGATGCAGTATCCCCAGGGTTGACCTCTTTGGTTCAGCGTAGCTGGATATTACCTACTGCTCTGGCCATCCTGCTGATTGCCATCAGTTTTCATAACTATTTGTTATTCCATACCCTGGTGGAGCTATTTAGCATTGTGGTGGCCGTCCTTGCCACGGTAGTGGTATGGCAGACCTATCCGTTTTCACGCAATAACTACCTGATGTATCTTGGATGCGGATATATTTGGATCGCGGCATTGGCTATCGCGCATACCGTGGTCTACAAAGGAATGGCTATATATCCCGATACAGGCCCTAACTATCCCACGCAATTCTGGATTGCAAACCGCTACCTTGAGGCATTCCTTCTACTCTCTGCACCTTTCTTCATTAATAGATCGATCAACAGATATGCTGCTATTTCTCTATTCGGATTAGTTGCTGTCACCCTGTTCACCCTGATCGTGCTGGGTAAGTTCCCGGACGCCTATATCGAAGGGCAAGGACTCACCCCCTTCAAGGTAACCAGCGAGTATGTGGCTAACACACTTCTTCTCGGCGCTATAGTTTATTTGTGGAAACGTCGAAGCTTAATTGATCCAAGTATTCTTTTCCTCATGACGGCTTCCATAATCCTGACTATCTGTGCCGGGTTCGCCTACACTTTTTATGTGAGCGTATATGGCCTTTCTAATCTAGTGGGACATATCTTTGTGCTGTTCTCTTTTTGGCTTATCTTTAAGGCCATCATATCCACCACCCTGAAAGAGCCTGTCAGGGTGATGAGTCACAATCTGCTAAATGAGATCAAAGAGCGCAAACAAGCTGAGACTGAATTGAAGTATTTGGCAACCCACGACTCCTTAACCGGGCTGTACAACCGTAAAGTAATGGAGGAACGGATAACCGATGAAATACTCAGGGCCGCCCGGTATAACCATGTTCTGTCGGTCTTCATGCTGGACATAGACCATTTCAAACAGACCAATGACACCTATGGTCACAAAGCCGGGGATACTGCACTCAGAAAAATCGCATCGATTGTAGAGAGTTCAATCCGGAAAACAGATTATGTGGCACGTTACGGAGGCGAAGAATTTGCAGTTGTCTTACCAGAAACTCCCCTCTCCGAGGCTGAAGAACTGGCGGAGCGACTGCGTAGTCAGGTTGCCGATCACGCTATTTCAATATCTGGTGACCAAGAAATCAATATCACCGCCAGCATAGGCGTTGCCACCTTTCCGGAACATGCCCAAACCTGGGATGAGTTACTGGAAGCCGCGGACAAGGCGATGTATTCCGCAAAGGAAAACGGGCGGAACTGCGTTCAAACAGCTAATAGTGCAGGATAG